One window from the genome of Cryobacterium sp. GrIS_2_6 encodes:
- a CDS encoding histidine phosphatase family protein gives MRLILIRHGQTVSNVGGLLDTAHPGADLTPLGREQAGNLVAALETVTIDALYVSTLVRTQQTAAPLAAARGLEAHVRDDIREVGAGHLEGRHDRAAVDAYCTTFLAWANGDLDAVMPGGESGRDTFARFDRVVTEAAELGLETVAFVSHGAILRAWTGYSCSNLHAGYVSDNPLSNTGTIVVTGSPLTGWTAESWIGSVLPEVLTSTPASSGPAGLPADRGF, from the coding sequence ATGCGCCTCATCCTGATCCGGCACGGCCAGACGGTGTCCAACGTCGGTGGTCTCCTCGACACCGCGCACCCCGGCGCCGACCTCACGCCGCTCGGTCGCGAGCAGGCCGGGAATCTCGTGGCCGCCCTCGAAACGGTGACGATCGACGCCCTCTATGTCTCCACCCTCGTACGCACCCAGCAGACCGCGGCACCGCTGGCGGCAGCACGGGGACTCGAGGCCCACGTCCGCGATGACATCCGCGAGGTGGGAGCCGGCCACCTCGAGGGACGCCACGACCGGGCCGCCGTCGACGCGTACTGCACGACGTTCCTAGCCTGGGCGAACGGCGACCTCGACGCCGTGATGCCCGGAGGAGAGTCCGGCAGGGACACCTTCGCCCGGTTCGACCGGGTCGTGACGGAGGCCGCCGAGCTCGGGCTCGAGACCGTCGCCTTCGTCAGCCACGGAGCAATCCTGCGCGCCTGGACGGGGTACTCCTGCAGCAACCTCCACGCCGGCTATGTGTCGGACAATCCGCTCAGCAATACCGGCACGATCGTCGTCACTGGTTCGCCGCTCACAGGGTGGACCGCGGAGAGCTGGATCGGCAGCGTCCTCCCCGAGGTCCTGACGAGCACCCCCGCCTCATCCGGACCCGCCGGACTGCCAGCGGACCGTGGATTCTGA
- a CDS encoding HEAT repeat domain-containing protein, whose protein sequence is MHNKLEPHPDLPIDLPTAERIHAAVEHYGETAVVDSSVALLRAKNAGKDFLLYAGGRHALGILEGAPALYWPELWGARALLYVWGESAAPYIVVGLNNQAWRVREMCARVVQLRDLQVAPKLVRLTTDEVPRVRAAALHALAAQGTEENLPTIVQRLRDPDKEVRRAAQQARDVLQERWQLSRDPSQGEEQTHGTKHTHPER, encoded by the coding sequence ATGCATAACAAATTAGAGCCACACCCCGACCTTCCCATCGACCTTCCGACGGCCGAGCGCATCCACGCGGCCGTCGAACACTACGGCGAGACCGCGGTGGTCGACAGTTCCGTGGCCCTGTTGCGCGCCAAGAACGCCGGCAAGGACTTCCTCCTCTACGCCGGCGGCCGCCACGCGCTCGGCATTCTCGAGGGTGCTCCCGCGCTGTACTGGCCCGAGCTGTGGGGCGCACGTGCGCTGCTCTACGTCTGGGGAGAGTCGGCCGCGCCGTACATCGTCGTCGGGCTGAACAACCAGGCCTGGCGGGTACGCGAGATGTGCGCCAGAGTCGTGCAGCTGCGCGACCTCCAGGTCGCCCCGAAGCTCGTGCGCCTCACGACGGACGAGGTTCCGCGAGTGCGCGCCGCGGCCCTGCACGCCCTCGCCGCCCAGGGCACCGAGGAAAACCTCCCCACGATCGTGCAGCGACTGCGCGACCCCGACAAGGAGGTGCGCCGCGCCGCCCAGCAGGCCCGCGACGTGCTGCAGGAACGCTGGCAGCTCTCCCGCGACCCGAGCCAGGGCGAAGAACAGACCCACGGCACGAAGCACACCCACCCCGAGCGCTGA
- a CDS encoding PspC domain-containing protein: MTDQPRNPTYPAGPGPSGPDQLTRFFDWIRRSGMVRGADRWFAGVCGAIGGRTGLDTIIVRGIAFVLAVLGAPVLFVYAVGWALLPNALGRIHAEEALRGRFQPAMIGIGAVLLLTIVPFTRGFWWDGPPAAWGMPGWLSTSLSAAWGLAVVAGIVWLVLYLVRRGPGSGGNGGGGGSGYGPGSGSGERPRPTSGYGSAADAGATRPAPGAPPAPPAPPAPPAPGAAASAGTAGPAASAGFAPPSSWTATPSATENPYQADYRNRNGIPPATPGSYPAASAYPGAPGTPATAAYPATAASATAANQSWQEQYRVRSEQNRAWREQNLAWQERQRQRQAEHAAWRRGRRPSAALSAITLGFALLAGAIVASVYAHGVWSNSVFVLGLAVALGVAAIGMIVSGIRGRESGALGGLAFLAALTLVALGWMPQGTQFDFAGTHNWAVPSSSAGTPPGYAMFAGTPTVDISALDNAPAKDVRTIDVWLGFGVTTLVLPSDRPVEVEVNLLAGVVTTGGESGDPERAGIFIRDVRTVNGTDARAVTHVRVWSFAGQVDLTQSGARVGTAR; the protein is encoded by the coding sequence ATGACCGATCAACCGCGTAATCCGACATACCCGGCCGGCCCGGGCCCGTCGGGTCCAGACCAGCTCACCCGTTTCTTCGACTGGATCCGCCGCAGCGGCATGGTCCGCGGCGCAGACCGCTGGTTCGCCGGGGTCTGCGGCGCCATCGGCGGCCGCACCGGACTCGACACGATCATCGTGCGCGGCATCGCGTTCGTGCTCGCCGTGCTCGGGGCACCCGTGCTCTTCGTCTATGCGGTGGGCTGGGCGCTGCTCCCCAACGCACTCGGCCGCATCCACGCAGAGGAAGCCCTCCGCGGCCGCTTCCAACCCGCCATGATCGGGATCGGCGCCGTCCTCCTCCTCACCATCGTGCCGTTCACCCGCGGATTCTGGTGGGACGGACCGCCCGCGGCCTGGGGCATGCCCGGCTGGCTGAGCACTTCGCTGAGCGCAGCGTGGGGCCTCGCGGTCGTTGCCGGCATCGTCTGGCTCGTGCTCTACCTCGTGCGCCGCGGTCCTGGCAGCGGCGGAAACGGCGGCGGCGGCGGTTCCGGCTACGGTCCCGGTTCCGGTTCGGGCGAGCGTCCGCGTCCCACCTCGGGCTACGGCTCGGCAGCGGATGCCGGTGCGACCCGGCCCGCGCCCGGCGCGCCCCCCGCTCCTCCCGCTCCTCCGGCTCCACCCGCGCCCGGCGCCGCGGCCTCTGCGGGCACCGCCGGCCCGGCCGCGTCCGCCGGCTTCGCCCCCCCATCGTCGTGGACCGCGACGCCATCCGCGACCGAGAACCCGTACCAGGCCGACTACCGGAACCGGAACGGGATCCCGCCGGCGACGCCGGGGTCCTACCCTGCCGCATCCGCTTACCCGGGCGCACCGGGCACGCCCGCAACCGCTGCGTACCCGGCGACCGCGGCGAGCGCGACGGCCGCGAACCAGTCCTGGCAGGAACAGTACCGGGTGCGCTCCGAACAGAACCGCGCCTGGCGCGAGCAGAACCTCGCCTGGCAGGAGCGCCAGCGCCAGCGCCAGGCCGAACACGCCGCCTGGCGCCGCGGCCGCCGGCCGAGCGCCGCTCTCTCGGCGATCACCCTCGGGTTCGCACTGCTCGCCGGGGCGATCGTCGCATCCGTCTACGCGCACGGGGTCTGGTCGAACTCCGTGTTCGTGCTCGGCCTCGCCGTCGCCCTCGGCGTCGCGGCGATCGGGATGATCGTGTCCGGCATCCGTGGCCGGGAGAGCGGGGCCCTCGGCGGGCTCGCGTTCCTCGCCGCGCTCACCCTCGTCGCCCTCGGCTGGATGCCGCAGGGCACCCAGTTCGACTTCGCCGGCACCCACAACTGGGCCGTGCCCTCGTCCTCGGCCGGGACTCCCCCCGGCTACGCGATGTTCGCCGGCACGCCGACCGTCGATATCAGCGCCCTCGACAACGCCCCGGCGAAGGACGTCCGCACGATCGACGTCTGGCTCGGATTCGGTGTGACGACGCTCGTGCTGCCGAGCGACCGACCCGTCGAGGTCGAGGTCAACCTCCTCGCCGGCGTCGTGACGACCGGCGGGGAATCGGGCGACCCGGAGCGGGCCGGCATCTTCATCCGCGACGTGCGCACCGTCAACGGCACGGATGCCCGGGCCGTCACCCACGTTCGGGTCTGGTCGTTCGCCGGCCAGGTCGACCTCACCCAGTCCGGCGCCCGCGTCGGCACCGCACGATAG
- a CDS encoding MaoC family dehydratase: MTQEPAATPALDSLTLGQIVATGLFPLTRDSLVRYAGASGDFNAIHYRDDVAVSVGLPGVLAHGMLTMGLAVQPVVDWAGDPARIVDYQVRFTRPVLVDPVLGAVVSVVAKVGRIEADAGIVRIDLTVTANDQTVLGKAQARVSLA; encoded by the coding sequence ATGACCCAGGAACCCGCGGCCACGCCCGCACTCGATTCGCTCACCCTCGGCCAGATCGTCGCCACCGGGCTCTTCCCGCTCACGCGCGATTCCCTCGTGCGGTACGCCGGGGCATCCGGTGACTTCAACGCCATTCATTATCGCGACGACGTCGCCGTCTCCGTAGGCCTGCCCGGCGTGCTCGCCCACGGCATGCTCACGATGGGCCTCGCCGTGCAGCCGGTCGTCGACTGGGCCGGCGACCCCGCCCGAATCGTCGACTACCAGGTGCGCTTCACCCGCCCGGTGCTCGTCGATCCCGTGCTCGGCGCCGTCGTGTCCGTGGTCGCGAAGGTCGGCCGCATCGAAGCGGATGCCGGCATCGTGCGCATCGACCTCACGGTCACCGCGAACGACCAGACCGTTCTCGGCAAGGCGCAGGCACGCGTCTCGCTCGCCTAG
- a CDS encoding MaoC family dehydratase N-terminal domain-containing protein, whose product MSVNPELQGRVFPPVAPYLVGREKVREFSRAVFARNPINHDPAAARAAGYSDVVAPPTFAVVVQEATLAQLLAEPDGGIDFSRVVHGEQRFTFSRPIVAGDELTATLSVASVKSLGGHSMVTAESRVVDATGAHVVTATSTLVVRGDE is encoded by the coding sequence GTGTCTGTCAACCCCGAACTGCAGGGCCGGGTCTTCCCGCCCGTCGCCCCTTATCTCGTCGGTCGGGAGAAGGTGCGGGAGTTCTCCCGTGCCGTCTTCGCGCGCAACCCGATCAACCACGATCCGGCGGCCGCCCGTGCGGCCGGATACTCCGACGTCGTCGCCCCGCCGACCTTCGCGGTCGTCGTCCAGGAGGCCACGCTCGCCCAGCTCCTCGCCGAGCCCGACGGCGGCATCGACTTCAGCCGCGTGGTGCACGGCGAGCAACGCTTCACGTTCAGCCGCCCGATCGTCGCCGGTGACGAGCTCACGGCGACCCTGTCCGTCGCGAGCGTGAAGAGCCTCGGCGGCCACTCGATGGTCACGGCGGAGTCCCGCGTCGTCGACGCGACCGGCGCCCACGTTGTCACCGCGACATCCACCCTCGTCGTCAGGGGAGACGAATGA
- a CDS encoding SGNH/GDSL hydrolase family protein: MYQRFIAMGDSFTEGVGDELPDGRLRGWADLVALGLAAASAAPVSYANLAVRGRLLGPIVAEQLEPALVQAPDLLSICGGGNDMMRPRVEISRVVGLMDEVVEAGLAHGAHVLVLSGGNPSKQLPLGSLMQRRGDQLADAARAAFTRPGVTLVDNWADARLTDTRYWSADKLHLNASGHTLIASNVLTALGVPVPAEWSATDASGAPTAPPAQRMRTAAYYRGYVLPWIGRRLTGKSSGDGREPKIPLLTAVDPA; the protein is encoded by the coding sequence ATGTATCAGCGCTTCATCGCCATGGGTGACAGCTTCACCGAGGGGGTCGGCGACGAACTCCCCGACGGGCGGCTACGCGGCTGGGCCGACCTCGTCGCGCTCGGGCTCGCCGCGGCATCCGCTGCCCCGGTCTCGTACGCGAACCTCGCCGTGCGTGGCCGCCTGCTCGGCCCGATCGTGGCCGAACAGCTCGAGCCCGCGCTGGTCCAGGCCCCCGACCTGCTCTCCATCTGCGGTGGCGGCAACGACATGATGCGCCCTCGCGTGGAGATTTCGCGCGTGGTCGGTCTGATGGACGAGGTCGTCGAGGCCGGGCTCGCGCACGGCGCGCACGTGCTCGTGCTGAGCGGGGGCAACCCCTCGAAGCAGCTCCCCCTGGGCTCGCTCATGCAACGCCGCGGTGACCAGCTCGCCGACGCCGCCCGCGCCGCCTTCACCCGGCCCGGCGTCACGCTCGTCGACAACTGGGCGGATGCCCGACTCACCGATACCCGATACTGGTCGGCGGACAAGCTGCACCTGAACGCGAGCGGGCACACCCTGATCGCGTCCAATGTGCTCACGGCTCTCGGCGTGCCGGTTCCCGCGGAGTGGTCGGCGACGGACGCGTCGGGAGCTCCGACGGCCCCTCCGGCCCAGCGGATGCGCACCGCGGCCTATTACCGCGGCTATGTGTTGCCGTGGATCGGGCGGCGCCTGACCGGTAAGTCCTCCGGCGACGGCCGCGAACCCAAGATCCCGCTCCTCACGGCCGTCGACCCCGCCTGA
- a CDS encoding putative quinol monooxygenase, protein MTITPPTHPGEPVALFAEFTALPGRGDEVAALLAGLTVDVRREPGNVTFDPHRRVSDPLEFFVYEVYRDADAFQAHITAPYGTVFNAALGDLIKGEGSELTWLTPLPV, encoded by the coding sequence ATGACCATCACACCACCCACGCATCCCGGCGAGCCCGTCGCCCTGTTCGCCGAATTCACCGCCCTCCCCGGCCGCGGGGACGAGGTAGCCGCGCTCCTCGCCGGCCTGACCGTCGACGTTCGCCGGGAGCCGGGCAACGTGACCTTCGACCCGCACCGGCGCGTTTCGGACCCGCTCGAGTTCTTCGTCTACGAGGTGTACCGCGACGCCGACGCGTTCCAGGCGCACATCACGGCGCCATACGGGACAGTGTTCAACGCCGCCCTCGGCGACCTGATCAAGGGCGAGGGATCGGAGCTGACCTGGCTCACCCCTCTACCCGTCTGA
- a CDS encoding DUF6458 family protein, whose protein sequence is MSIGAGIFLLVVGAILAFAVDLQVAGIDLKTIGYILMLAGLVGVILGIVLITRRRQSVSTTRSAVDPASGEQTTRQTTERDPLI, encoded by the coding sequence ATGAGCATTGGCGCCGGCATCTTCCTCCTTGTCGTCGGAGCGATCCTTGCATTCGCCGTTGATCTCCAGGTCGCGGGAATCGACCTGAAGACGATCGGTTACATCCTGATGCTCGCCGGACTTGTCGGAGTCATCCTCGGCATCGTGCTGATCACGCGGCGGCGACAGTCTGTTTCTACGACTCGGTCGGCCGTCGATCCTGCCAGCGGTGAACAGACCACCCGGCAGACGACCGAGCGCGACCCGCTGATCTGA
- a CDS encoding UDP-N-acetylmuramate dehydrogenase, producing MTDPAFSSVPAPASAPARASAPASGQADVDAGHDLTAGMLPADAAPTTFAELTTIRTGGRPLFLLAPETEDELIETVQDVWASGEDWLLLGGGSNTVAADTEFDGTVVRVLTRGMTLLEPGRAADSADSSAAAAAAAAAGAADGDAVAVAVAAAAAVAVAAAADAAAGAGADRVVLRVQAGEPWDDLVAHTVAQGWSGIEALSGIPGSTGAAPVQNIGAYGQELANSLVAIDFLDYESGERRRIPAAELELGYRTSLLKHGLRGLVVAVELELWDTAAEASVLGAALSRPLAFPQLADALGVHLGDRVPLADVRATVLRLRAAKGMLLNPGDPDTTSAGSFFTNPIVSLSFSRTLPESAPRWPLNDPELPDRVIPLEDYYGIGPVPGAAPVVPLVKLSAAWLIEHAGISRGFRLPGSRAAVSSKHTLALTNTGGASGEEIAQLARFVQQRVQAEFGVILQPEPVLVGLGL from the coding sequence ATGACGGACCCCGCTTTCAGTTCGGTGCCCGCACCAGCTTCGGCGCCCGCACGAGCTTCGGCGCCCGCGTCCGGGCAGGCCGACGTGGACGCCGGGCACGACCTGACCGCCGGTATGTTGCCGGCGGATGCTGCGCCGACGACGTTCGCCGAACTCACCACGATCCGCACCGGCGGGCGACCGCTGTTCCTGCTCGCGCCGGAGACGGAGGACGAGCTCATCGAGACCGTTCAGGACGTCTGGGCGTCCGGCGAGGACTGGCTGCTGCTCGGCGGCGGCTCGAACACCGTCGCGGCGGACACCGAATTCGACGGTACCGTCGTGCGAGTGCTGACCCGCGGCATGACGCTTCTGGAGCCCGGGCGAGCCGCCGACAGCGCCGATTCTTCTGCTGCTGCTGCTGCTGCTGCTGCTGCCGGTGCCGCTGACGGCGACGCTGTCGCTGTCGCTGTCGCTGCCGCTGCCGCTGTCGCTGTCGCTGCCGCTGCCGACGCCGCTGCCGGTGCCGGTGCCGACCGCGTGGTCCTGCGGGTCCAGGCCGGTGAACCCTGGGACGATCTCGTCGCCCACACCGTCGCGCAGGGCTGGTCGGGGATCGAAGCCCTCTCCGGGATCCCCGGCTCGACCGGGGCCGCGCCGGTGCAGAACATCGGCGCTTACGGCCAGGAACTCGCCAACAGCCTCGTCGCGATCGACTTCCTCGACTATGAGAGCGGCGAACGGCGCCGCATCCCTGCCGCAGAACTCGAGCTCGGCTACCGCACGTCCCTGCTGAAGCACGGGCTCCGCGGCCTCGTCGTGGCGGTCGAGCTGGAGCTGTGGGACACCGCGGCCGAGGCATCCGTTCTCGGGGCAGCGCTCAGCCGCCCCCTCGCCTTCCCCCAGCTCGCGGACGCCCTCGGCGTGCACCTCGGCGACCGGGTGCCGCTCGCGGACGTGCGCGCGACCGTGCTGCGGCTGCGTGCCGCGAAGGGGATGCTGCTCAACCCGGGCGACCCGGATACGACAAGCGCCGGCTCGTTCTTCACAAACCCGATTGTGTCCCTGAGCTTCTCGAGGACCCTGCCTGAGTCCGCGCCGCGCTGGCCGCTGAACGACCCCGAGCTTCCCGACCGGGTGATCCCGCTCGAGGACTACTACGGGATCGGCCCCGTGCCCGGCGCGGCCCCGGTGGTTCCGCTCGTCAAGCTCAGCGCGGCCTGGCTCATCGAGCATGCCGGAATCTCCCGCGGCTTCCGGTTGCCCGGCTCCCGCGCCGCGGTGTCGAGCAAGCACACCCTCGCCCTGACGAACACCGGTGGCGCGAGCGGCGAGGAGATCGCCCAGCTTGCCCGCTTCGTGCAGCAGCGCGTGCAGGCGGAGTTCGGCGTGATACTGCAGCCGGAGCCCGTGCTCGTCGGCCTCGGCCTGTAG
- a CDS encoding GNAT family N-acetyltransferase, with protein sequence MEFVRVRLSDAEVVPLLSDLNREYTLRYGGGDDVLEDKAADFAAPYGGFIVLREGDVTVAGGGIRRFDADTCEAKRLWTSPAYRRQGHAAAVLGALEALGLELGYTRLRLETGYRQPEALAMYRSLGYTEIGNYGVYEHATGFERMLGDAPTR encoded by the coding sequence GTGGAATTTGTACGCGTACGCCTGTCCGACGCCGAGGTGGTCCCCCTGTTGAGCGATCTCAATCGCGAATACACGCTGCGGTACGGCGGCGGCGATGACGTCCTCGAGGACAAGGCCGCGGATTTCGCGGCACCCTATGGCGGTTTCATCGTGCTTCGCGAGGGCGACGTGACCGTCGCGGGCGGCGGCATCCGTCGGTTCGATGCCGACACCTGCGAGGCGAAACGCCTGTGGACAAGCCCCGCCTACCGCAGGCAGGGGCACGCCGCCGCGGTGCTCGGCGCGCTCGAGGCGCTCGGCCTAGAGCTCGGCTACACCCGGCTGCGCCTCGAAACGGGCTACCGGCAGCCGGAGGCCCTCGCGATGTACCGCAGCCTCGGCTACACCGAAATCGGCAACTACGGCGTCTACGAGCACGCGACCGGCTTCGAGCGGATGCTGGGCGACGCCCCCACGCGCTGA
- a CDS encoding PfkB family carbohydrate kinase, which translates to MTENATAPGTETAGAGATRPRVVVVGDALIDEMREPGSVQEFPGGAALNVAVGLAVLGVPTTLIAMVGDDADGAVLRDFIAIYDVELIATPGPFGSSRATSDRTDGEPRYAFNEAAQKRRIEFGPRERAAIDAAPLVVVSCFPFDDTAQTDEFLAAVGDGEHRLVIDPNPRAGMLHDKARFVENFERAAASSLLTKVGDEDAELLYGSSLEDLSERLVASGTHHVLATAGRAGASIKTEDGLLVSEPIASLPGVVVDTMGGGDATLASSVQSFLSDGVPKDAAGWQHLLASAMRIAAATCRSEGALLRVPPAL; encoded by the coding sequence ATGACAGAAAACGCGACTGCGCCAGGCACCGAGACTGCAGGTGCGGGGGCGACCCGCCCGCGCGTCGTCGTCGTGGGCGATGCGCTCATCGACGAGATGCGCGAACCCGGTTCAGTGCAGGAGTTCCCCGGTGGGGCAGCGCTCAACGTCGCTGTCGGCCTCGCCGTCCTCGGCGTGCCGACGACCTTGATCGCGATGGTCGGAGATGACGCAGACGGCGCCGTGCTCCGCGACTTCATCGCCATCTACGACGTGGAGCTGATTGCGACGCCCGGACCATTCGGGAGCTCCCGGGCGACGTCGGACCGCACCGACGGTGAGCCGAGGTACGCCTTCAACGAGGCAGCGCAGAAGCGGCGCATCGAATTCGGTCCCCGGGAGCGGGCCGCGATCGACGCCGCGCCGCTCGTCGTCGTGAGCTGCTTCCCATTCGACGACACCGCGCAGACGGATGAGTTCCTCGCCGCGGTCGGCGACGGCGAGCACCGCCTCGTGATCGACCCGAATCCGCGGGCCGGGATGCTGCATGACAAGGCCCGCTTCGTGGAGAACTTCGAGCGCGCCGCAGCGAGTAGCCTGCTGACCAAGGTCGGCGACGAGGACGCGGAGCTCCTCTACGGCAGTAGCCTCGAGGACTTGAGCGAGCGCCTCGTCGCGAGCGGAACGCACCACGTGCTCGCGACCGCGGGCCGCGCAGGAGCCTCGATCAAGACCGAAGACGGCCTGCTCGTGAGCGAGCCGATCGCGTCCTTGCCCGGCGTGGTCGTCGACACCATGGGCGGCGGCGACGCGACCCTGGCCTCGAGCGTGCAGAGTTTCCTCAGCGACGGCGTCCCGAAGGATGCCGCAGGCTGGCAACATCTGCTCGCGAGCGCCATGCGCATCGCGGCCGCGACCTGCCGCTCTGAGGGAGCCCTGCTCCGCGTGCCGCCCGCCCTCTGA
- a CDS encoding protein kinase — translation MTAKPTGLLGHRYQLKELIGRGGMASVYRAADNRLGRDVAIKVFTTVAIEQDDIQRQQAEINVLASLSHHSLVTLFDVGVHRATPDRRQIFLVMELIDGVDLRERLLEGPLSVRNIAQLGYDLAEGLEYIHGRGIVHRDIKPANILLAQYSTRFRARAKLTDFGIALSPASERLTNGGMTSGTAAYLSPEQARGEEVGPPSDVYALGLVLLECFTRELAFPGQPAPAAVARLLRDPVIPASISPAWRDLLSTMLARDPADRPDIGEVVLALRQAVITETGRHRGEETIPLLTNEAGRMAAVARLQILETPPDGTFDRITALAARIFSVPISIVSIVDQDRIWFKSHAGLDLEQISRDPGLCASAIMQDKPWVIEDARTDVRALANPLVSGGFGLQFYAGVPLRTRDGFNLGTLCVLDFEPRTVTDAEITTLGDLAVIVMNELELRLEYGRDLTRPAEAGTSAD, via the coding sequence ATGACCGCGAAACCCACAGGGCTTCTTGGCCACCGTTACCAGCTCAAGGAGCTGATCGGACGCGGCGGCATGGCGTCCGTCTACCGGGCCGCCGACAACAGGCTCGGCCGAGATGTCGCGATCAAGGTTTTCACGACCGTCGCCATCGAACAGGACGACATCCAGCGCCAGCAGGCTGAGATCAACGTGCTCGCAAGCCTCAGCCACCATAGCCTCGTGACGCTCTTCGACGTCGGTGTGCACCGGGCCACGCCCGATCGGCGCCAGATCTTCCTGGTGATGGAACTCATCGACGGTGTCGACCTCCGGGAGCGACTCCTCGAAGGTCCGCTGTCGGTGCGGAACATCGCCCAGCTCGGCTATGACCTGGCCGAGGGCCTCGAGTATATCCACGGGCGAGGCATCGTGCATCGGGACATCAAACCGGCGAACATCCTCCTCGCCCAGTACAGCACCCGGTTCCGGGCGCGCGCCAAGCTCACCGACTTCGGCATCGCGCTGTCCCCGGCGAGTGAGCGCCTGACGAACGGTGGCATGACGTCGGGAACGGCGGCGTACCTCAGCCCGGAGCAGGCCAGAGGCGAGGAGGTCGGACCGCCGAGTGACGTCTACGCTCTCGGACTGGTGCTCCTCGAGTGTTTCACCCGGGAACTCGCCTTTCCCGGCCAGCCGGCTCCGGCGGCCGTCGCCCGCCTCCTGCGCGATCCGGTGATCCCGGCGTCCATATCGCCGGCCTGGCGCGACCTGCTGTCCACCATGCTCGCCAGGGACCCCGCCGACCGGCCCGACATCGGCGAGGTGGTGCTCGCGCTCCGCCAGGCCGTGATCACGGAGACGGGCAGGCACAGGGGCGAGGAAACCATTCCCCTCTTGACGAACGAAGCAGGGCGGATGGCTGCGGTCGCCCGTCTGCAGATCCTCGAAACTCCTCCGGACGGAACCTTCGACCGGATCACAGCACTCGCCGCCAGGATCTTCTCAGTGCCGATCTCCATCGTGAGCATCGTCGACCAGGACCGGATTTGGTTCAAGTCCCATGCCGGGCTCGACCTCGAACAGATCTCCCGAGACCCTGGCCTGTGCGCCTCGGCGATCATGCAGGACAAGCCCTGGGTGATCGAGGATGCGCGCACGGATGTCCGCGCCCTCGCGAATCCCCTGGTCTCCGGTGGTTTCGGCCTGCAGTTCTACGCGGGCGTTCCGCTGCGCACCCGGGACGGATTCAACCTCGGCACGCTGTGCGTGCTCGACTTCGAACCGAGAACCGTGACGGATGCCGAGATCACGACCCTGGGCGACCTCGCCGTCATCGTCATGAACGAACTCGAGCTTCGGCTCGAGTACGGCAGGGACCTCACCCGGCCGGCTGAGGCTGGCACTTCGGCGGACTGA
- a CDS encoding LacI family DNA-binding transcriptional regulator has product MKNVAALAGVGVKTVSRVINGEPNVSPATIARVRAAAESLDFHPDLHAGNLRRADGRSGTLGLLVGSVGNPFSGAMHRAVEDAANARGVAVFASSLDDDPDREEIAVSAFLRRRVDGLILTTVSKSQGYLLPELRRGTPVVFVDREPAGVEADVVVSDNAAGAAAATRHLLSYGHRRIAFLGDRADIQTAQERRRGFLEELGRAGVATADIPLITGLHDEDAANRALIALLESEHPPTAVFSSQNLITIGAVRGLRERGAHHTVALVGFDDVPLADLLEPGVTVVAQNPHEIGRLAAARIFARLDGDRSAGRTYVVPTELITRGSGEMRPK; this is encoded by the coding sequence ATGAAGAACGTTGCAGCGCTCGCCGGGGTGGGCGTGAAGACCGTCTCCCGGGTGATCAACGGTGAACCGAACGTGTCGCCCGCCACCATAGCCCGGGTGCGTGCCGCGGCCGAGAGCCTGGACTTCCACCCGGACCTGCACGCGGGCAACCTGCGCAGGGCCGACGGCCGCAGTGGCACCCTCGGCCTGCTCGTCGGCAGCGTCGGCAACCCGTTCTCCGGCGCGATGCACCGCGCCGTCGAGGACGCGGCCAACGCCCGCGGAGTCGCGGTCTTCGCGTCGAGCCTCGACGACGACCCCGACCGTGAAGAAATCGCGGTGTCCGCGTTCCTGCGCCGTCGTGTCGACGGCCTCATCCTCACGACCGTGTCGAAGAGCCAGGGCTACCTCCTGCCCGAGTTGCGCCGCGGCACTCCCGTCGTCTTCGTCGACCGCGAGCCGGCCGGCGTCGAAGCGGATGTCGTCGTGAGCGACAACGCGGCGGGCGCGGCGGCCGCGACGCGGCATCTGCTCTCGTACGGGCACCGGCGGATCGCCTTCCTCGGCGACCGGGCCGACATCCAGACGGCGCAGGAACGCCGCAGGGGGTTCCTCGAGGAACTCGGGCGGGCGGGGGTCGCGACCGCGGACATCCCGCTCATCACCGGCCTGCACGACGAGGACGCCGCGAACCGCGCGCTGATCGCGTTGCTCGAGTCGGAGCATCCGCCGACCGCCGTGTTCAGCAGCCAGAACCTCATCACCATCGGCGCGGTGCGCGGCCTGCGCGAGCGGGGCGCACACCACACGGTTGCGCTCGTCGGCTTCGATGACGTGCCTCTTGCCGACCTGCTCGAACCGGGCGTCACGGTCGTCGCGCAGAACCCGCACGAGATCGGCCGGCTCGCCGCCGCACGGATCTTTGCCCGACTCGACGGAGACCGCTCCGCCGGGAGAACCTATGTTGTACCAACCGAGCTGATCACGCGCGGATCAGGGGAGATGAGACCGAAATGA